One Phycisphaeraceae bacterium genomic region harbors:
- the iscX gene encoding Fe-S cluster assembly protein IscX, whose protein sequence is MPQKIHWLDVDEIAERLLEKYPDRDPLSVRFTELRQMVESLHDFEAQPKHPVNEKILETIQSRWYEEKLDAGDGEDEDE, encoded by the coding sequence ATGCCTCAGAAAATCCACTGGCTCGATGTCGATGAGATCGCGGAGCGTCTGCTCGAAAAGTATCCGGACCGCGATCCTCTGTCCGTGCGCTTCACCGAGCTGCGGCAGATGGTCGAATCTCTCCACGACTTTGAAGCCCAGCCTAAGCATCCGGTGAACGAAAAAATCCTCGAAACGATCCAGTCCCGGTGGTACGAGGAAAAACTCGATGCCGGCGACGGGGAAGACGAGGACGAGTAA